The genomic segment CCGAGGAGTTGGCGGCCACCGAGCCGCTGGCGCTGCTAGGAGTCCTGGAATTCGCGGGAATTCCGGCGCGCACGATCGAGGCAGTGGACCGGCGGCAGCACTTCGCCGAGAAGCTGCACGCCTTCTCCCGCGACTACGGCGACCGCCCCAACACCCGCGTCAAAGATCTCGCCGATCTCGTCCTCTTGATCGAGACCGGCCTGGTGCCCGATCGCGAACTGTACGACGTAGTCGAGCACGTCTTCACCGTCCGGGCCACTCACCCCCTGCCCAGCGCCCTCCCTGATCCACCGCCTCTGTGGCGCGAAACTTATCCGTCCCTCGCTGACGGACTGACCGAGACCACGCCTTCCCTGGATGCCGCGCTCGCTCTGTTGCGTGTCTTCTGGGACAAGGCTGTCGCCGACACCACCGGAACGGAACTCTGATGCCCACCAAGGACACGGACGGCCAACTAGCCATCGAAGTGCCTGCACAGCCCAGGAAGCGGACCCGTGCAGAGCTGCAGTCGGCCATCAAGTCGGCCCGCGACATCATGCGCAAGGACGCGGGCCTCAACGGCGACCTCGACCGCCTGCCTCAGCTGTCCTGGATTCTCTTCCTCCGCGCGTTCGACGTGTGCGTGGAGCAGGAGCGGGCCGCCGAGAACCTCGACTACGAACCTGCGATCGCTGCGCCTTACGACTGGGCGAGCTGGGGCGCCCGAGCCGAGTTCACGGGCGACGAGTTCCTGGAGTTCGTGAACACCGAGCTCCTCCCCTACCTGCGCGGTCTAAGCAGCGACAAGGAAGGCGACCCACGAAATGTGATCTCTACGATCTTCCAGGAGATCCATAACCGGATGCTCTCAGGCACCCTCCTACGTGACCTAGTTAACGTCATCAACGACATCAGCTTTGAGTCCGCAGACGACATCCACACGATGGCGTACGTATACGAGTCGATCCTCAAGGAGATGCGAGACGCCGCCGGTGACTCCGGCGAATTCTACACGCCTCGCCCTGTGATCCGCTTTATGGTTGAGCAGTCGTTTTTGAAGCTCGGCATGTCGATTCTCGACCCGGCGTGCGGGACGGGCGGATTCCTCGTCGAGGCGTACGACGAACTACGAGAACTGCCTCAATCCCAAGTACAGGTAGCGCAGCTACACCACAACATTCGAGGTTTCGAGAAAAAGCCCCTTCCCTATCTGCTCGTCATGATGAACCTACTACTGCACGGAATTGACGTTCCGAACATCGTCCGCGCTAACGCACTGGTACGGATGCGCGAAGAAAGCAGCCCTCGACACCGGGTCGATGTCGTTTTGACCAACCCTCCTTTCGGAGGCGAAGAGGAGAAGTCTGTTGCCGCGCGATTCGATAAAGCGGGTGTCGGCACTCAGGAGACGGCCTGGCTGTTTCTTTTCTCGGTGATCGAGCGCCTCAAGCCCGGGGGCCGCTGCTCAATCGTCCTACCGAATGGCTCACTTTTCGGTAGTGGTGTGGGCGCCAAGGTCAAGGCTAAACTCATGCGGGAATGCAACCTGCACACTGTGGTCCGACTCCCCCAGGGGGTCTTCGCGCCCTACACTCCGATCGCGGCCAACCTGCTCTTCTTCGATAAGACCGGCCCAACACAGGAAACTTGGTTCTACGAGATCCCTCTGCCGGAGGGGCGGCGCGGCTACAGCAAGACCAAGCCCATGCGGTATGAGGAGTTCGCTGACTGCGCCCAGTGGTGGGGAGGCGAGGGCCGTGAGGGACGCGAGCTGAATGAGCGCGCGTGGAAGGTAGCGGCAGAAGACATCCAAACGAGCGGCTACAACCTCGACCTGGTCAATCCCCACGTCGGCGACGACCTGGCCCACCGGTCACCAGGGGAACTCATCGACGATTTGATCAAGACAGAGCAGGAGATTCTGGGGCTACTAGGCGAGCTCAGGACGGAACTGGGAGGTGAGCAGTGAAAACTACTAGCCATGTCCTAGAAGACGTCATGTCTCTAGTGCGCAGGCCCGTAGCCATTAGCCCTGACGGAGAGTATCGCGAGATCGGGCTTAGATCATTCGGTCGTGGCGTCTTCCATAAAGACCCCGTCTCGGGCACTGAGATTGGGGAGAAGAGGGTATTTTACATCAAGCCCGACGACCTTCTATTCAGTAACGTATTCGCATGGGAGGGGGCCGTCGCACTTGCCACAGAACGTGAAGACGGTCTCATCGGATCGCACAGGTTCATGACTTTTAGAGTCAACGAATCCATCGCCGAGCCACGATACCTCCTCCACTATTTCTACGGCGGACCCGGGCTTACCAAACTCGTCGCCGCATCCCCTGGCTCAGCCGGCCGCAATCGCACATTGGGGATGAAAGCACTAAAAGTACAGTGCGTAGACCTTCCTCATATTGACGAGCAGCGCCGCATCGCCGACAAGCTCGACGCAACCCTCGGGCGGGCGAGCAGCACTATCTCATTGCGTCAAAAAATGGTCTCCCTCCAGGCAAACCTCGCTGCCTCACTCATCTCGTCCGCCGTCGAGTCTGTGACGGATTCCGTCCGCGTTGGCGAGGTCATCGCGTTCAAACGCACCGCCCTCGACATCGACCCCGAAACCGAGTACCGAAGTATCGGAATCCGCTCCTTCGGTAGAGGCTTCATCCGACACACCCCTGTCAACGGAGAAGATCTCAGCAAGCTCAGTTACTTCACCTTCCCCGAAAATGCTCTCGCGCTCAGCAATCTCATGGCCTGGGAGGGAGGAATTTCTGTCACCAGATCTGAGGACATGGGCTACATCGCATCCAACCGATTCTTCTTCTACCTTCCAACCGACGATCGGGTGAACACGAGCTACCTGCGGCACTTCCTACTCAGCAAGCCCGGCCAAGCTCTCATCGCCTCCGCCTGTTCAGCTGGAGCAGAGCGCAATCGCACCCTCGGCCGCAAGCGGTTCGAGGAGCTAACGTTCCCCCTGCCTCCTCGCCCCGTCCAAGATCATGTCGCCCACGTGCTCGATACTCTCGCCGAGCGGTTGAACTCCGCCTACTCTGAACCCGCCCTCAACGCACTCCGACCGTCGATCCTCAACGCCGCCTTCACGGGCCGTCTGTGACCCGGCGCCATGCGCCGTCCGTCACCACCACGTGATCCAGGAAGCGCAGCCCGACCACTGCAGCGGCCTCGCGGAGGCGGGTGGTCGCTTGGTGGTCGGGGGCGCTGGGAGTGGGATCGCCGGTGGGGTGGTTGTGGGCTACGCCGAAAGACGCACCGCCGGAGGCTAGGACGAGGGCGAGGACGTCGCGGACCGGGATGAGACTGCGGTCGGTCGCGCCCTCAGTAAGACGGGCCGTACGGAGCACCGCGCCGGACGCGTCGCAGACCACCACGATGACGCGCTCATGGCGCAGCCCTCGGAGCAGTGGCGCCGCGACGGCGGCGAGGTCGGCCGTCGCGGCGACACGACGCCGTTCGGTACCACCGACGTTGGCCACGCGGCGGGCGAGGTGGAATGCGGCAGCGACCCGTACAGCCTTGGCCGGCCCCATCCCTGGCAGCGCGACCAACGCGTGCGGATCCGCACGCGCCAACCCTCGGAGCCCCCCGTGCGCGGCGATCAACTCACCGGCCAGCTCCACCGCATCCCACCCTCGTCTCCCGGAACCAAGGAGCAGAGCGAGCAACTCCCGGTCGGCGAGCGCCTCCGCGCCCAGCTCCCACAGTCGCTCGCGAGGCCTGTCGCCAGCTGGCATGTCGGTGACTCGCATCTATCACACCCGCTCAGTCGGCGGAATCACGGTCGACCGGTTCCTCGCCAGCCTCGCCGTCATTCTCGGCTTCATCGGGCACTGCCACATACTCCCCGGCCCCGTCCGCCGACGTACCAATAAGCTGCATGAGCCGCTGGTGCAGCGTCTCAGAGCGGGCTTGCAGGAACCCCTCGTAGTCGTCCCGTTGGGCGGCATCGAAAGCCGCGTCATCGACGAGGCAGGTGGCGAGGCGCGTCCGGATCGTGGCCGTCCCCTGGGTCTCGCAGAGATCCTTGAGATACACCGACGGCGGCTGATCGCTGATATAGATGTTGGTCACCGAGCTGAGCATGATTAGGTTGGCGCAGACGTTCGCCCGGTTCTGCCCCAACCCCTGTCGCTTCAGGAACGCGCGGGGAAAGAAGTGGTGGAACTCCTTGTCGTTCTGCCACGACAGCGCCCTGTCCGTGTCGATACGCCGACCGTGGCGCAGGTCCAACGGGTGTGCCTCAGCAAGCAGCAAACCCAACAGCTTTGAGGGCGCGTTGGTGGTACGGAACTGGCTGCGCCGCCACAGCACGCTC from the Streptomyces sp. AM 4-1-1 genome contains:
- a CDS encoding class I SAM-dependent DNA methyltransferase encodes the protein MPTKDTDGQLAIEVPAQPRKRTRAELQSAIKSARDIMRKDAGLNGDLDRLPQLSWILFLRAFDVCVEQERAAENLDYEPAIAAPYDWASWGARAEFTGDEFLEFVNTELLPYLRGLSSDKEGDPRNVISTIFQEIHNRMLSGTLLRDLVNVINDISFESADDIHTMAYVYESILKEMRDAAGDSGEFYTPRPVIRFMVEQSFLKLGMSILDPACGTGGFLVEAYDELRELPQSQVQVAQLHHNIRGFEKKPLPYLLVMMNLLLHGIDVPNIVRANALVRMREESSPRHRVDVVLTNPPFGGEEEKSVAARFDKAGVGTQETAWLFLFSVIERLKPGGRCSIVLPNGSLFGSGVGAKVKAKLMRECNLHTVVRLPQGVFAPYTPIAANLLFFDKTGPTQETWFYEIPLPEGRRGYSKTKPMRYEEFADCAQWWGGEGREGRELNERAWKVAAEDIQTSGYNLDLVNPHVGDDLAHRSPGELIDDLIKTEQEILGLLGELRTELGGEQ
- the radC gene encoding DNA repair protein RadC, with protein sequence MPAGDRPRERLWELGAEALADRELLALLLGSGRRGWDAVELAGELIAAHGGLRGLARADPHALVALPGMGPAKAVRVAAAFHLARRVANVGGTERRRVAATADLAAVAAPLLRGLRHERVIVVVCDASGAVLRTARLTEGATDRSLIPVRDVLALVLASGGASFGVAHNHPTGDPTPSAPDHQATTRLREAAAVVGLRFLDHVVVTDGAWRRVTDGP